A single genomic interval of Halobacillus halophilus DSM 2266 harbors:
- a CDS encoding DMT family transporter produces MIFVVLFYAGNILTGKAINDLPPFTIAFFRLLVAFVFLLPIGIRSAWKARKTFREYKGPLLVMTLTGVTFFNTFIYGALQFTTATNVSVLETVIPVVTVVLSALIVKEKLPLIKCIGVMLSFLGAVWVVMDGRLLELFSSSWNVGDVIMIGAITCWAVYSVVVKQYMHLFPAYGVLLVMTGLSVLILLPFVAAEWALGDVPSLGVSKYWMGFLYLGVFPSVIALVFYNRAVERLGASQASVFLNFLPIVTMVGAYMWLGETIKLPEIAGALLVIAGVILTTRGGTRKRNKPLNYEKTSYN; encoded by the coding sequence ATGATATTTGTCGTGCTATTCTATGCGGGTAATATTCTTACGGGGAAAGCAATAAATGATTTGCCACCGTTTACTATTGCATTTTTCCGGTTGCTCGTTGCCTTTGTTTTTTTACTTCCGATTGGAATTAGGAGTGCCTGGAAAGCGAGAAAAACTTTTCGTGAATACAAGGGACCGCTTTTAGTGATGACCCTTACCGGAGTCACTTTTTTTAATACGTTTATTTATGGAGCACTTCAATTCACCACGGCTACTAATGTGTCTGTACTCGAAACGGTCATTCCTGTCGTCACGGTCGTATTAAGCGCGCTGATCGTAAAAGAAAAGTTGCCGCTGATCAAGTGTATCGGAGTAATGCTGTCTTTCCTTGGAGCGGTATGGGTGGTTATGGATGGCCGGCTGCTTGAACTGTTCTCGTCTTCATGGAACGTCGGGGACGTCATTATGATAGGAGCCATCACTTGCTGGGCAGTCTACTCAGTTGTAGTGAAGCAGTACATGCACTTGTTTCCGGCATACGGGGTTCTCCTGGTGATGACAGGATTGTCCGTGCTGATTCTCCTGCCGTTCGTCGCAGCTGAATGGGCTCTTGGTGATGTACCGTCCCTCGGTGTAAGTAAGTACTGGATGGGATTCTTATACTTAGGTGTGTTTCCTTCTGTTATTGCGCTAGTATTTTATAACCGGGCGGTGGAGAGGCTCGGAGCCTCGCAGGCTTCTGTATTCTTAAATTTCCTACCTATCGTCACGATGGTCGGTGCCTATATGTGGCTTGGAGAAACGATCAAACTTCCGGAAATAGCTGGGGCTCTTCTCGTAATTGCAGGTGTAATTTTAACCACAAGAGGAGGAACTAGAAAAAGAAATAAACCCTTAAATTATGAAAAAACTTCATATAATTAG
- a CDS encoding potassium channel family protein, translating to MIIIAITTMSLILIAGSLRQIFASLEFEHKIFSFQLFLSILLLYTIVMIGFAIIYVSLIEHGVMVYQEAGQFEPLHWKEEIARSMYFSGVTLFTVGYGEMVPVGVGRWIAIFEAMIGYSLPAALVAKVWQHYKIEH from the coding sequence ATGATTATTATTGCGATTACTACAATGAGCCTGATTTTGATCGCTGGCAGTCTGCGTCAAATATTCGCTTCCCTCGAATTCGAACATAAGATTTTTTCTTTTCAACTGTTTCTCTCCATATTGCTTCTTTATACGATCGTTATGATTGGATTTGCCATTATTTATGTTTCTTTGATTGAACATGGGGTAATGGTGTACCAGGAGGCTGGTCAGTTTGAACCCTTGCATTGGAAGGAAGAAATAGCAAGAAGCATGTACTTCAGCGGAGTAACCTTATTCACAGTCGGGTACGGAGAAATGGTACCGGTCGGTGTTGGGCGCTGGATTGCTATTTTTGAAGCCATGATCGGTTATTCACTGCCGGCTGCTCTCGTTGCCAAGGTATGGCAGCATTACAAGATTGAACATTGA
- a CDS encoding nucleotidyltransferase-like protein codes for MKDVLRPIYQERASQSNTLGILILEKMKPISPVTDNFDVILFIVVKDAKELWYVKHYEFENKSAAMHTVDEKLLHHWIDTSSYRRAVEWVINGTVIFERNEYVTELKEQLRTFPQGKRDLKKVIEFAKLIRSYSEAKDLYESEHYLDSFSRMVHSLHYLARLSIIEKGFHPEVTVWNQVKRIEPEIYKLYQELIESGEPTDKRIHLMIIAVEHSISKRAESSTQHLLSLMKEQEEPWSFGELKVHPEIQEYILDLSSMIEYLVEKNIIEVVLQETKGDHIFHRTYKPS; via the coding sequence ATGAAAGACGTACTACGCCCGATTTATCAAGAAAGAGCAAGTCAGAGCAATACATTAGGGATCTTAATTTTAGAAAAGATGAAACCGATCAGTCCAGTGACGGACAATTTTGATGTTATTTTGTTCATTGTTGTAAAGGACGCAAAGGAACTGTGGTATGTAAAGCATTACGAATTCGAGAATAAATCAGCCGCTATGCACACGGTAGATGAAAAACTTTTGCATCACTGGATTGATACAAGCTCCTATCGCCGTGCCGTGGAATGGGTGATTAACGGCACCGTTATTTTTGAAAGGAATGAATATGTAACCGAGTTAAAAGAACAGCTCCGGACGTTCCCACAGGGGAAGAGGGATCTGAAAAAGGTTATCGAGTTTGCTAAATTAATTCGCAGCTACAGCGAGGCCAAAGATCTTTACGAATCCGAGCATTATCTGGATTCCTTCAGCCGGATGGTTCATTCGCTTCATTATTTAGCGCGCCTTTCCATTATAGAAAAAGGATTTCACCCTGAAGTTACGGTGTGGAATCAAGTGAAGAGAATTGAACCTGAAATCTACAAGCTGTATCAAGAGTTAATTGAAAGTGGCGAACCTACTGATAAAAGAATCCATCTTATGATTATTGCAGTGGAACATTCCATTAGTAAGCGAGCCGAGTCCAGTACTCAACATTTATTAAGTCTTATGAAAGAACAGGAAGAACCATGGTCATTTGGAGAGTTAAAAGTCCATCCGGAGATCCAGGAATATATATTGGATTTATCTTCAATGATCGAATACTTAGTGGAGAAGAATATTATTGAAGTCGTTCTACAAGAAACAAAAGGAGATCATATCTTTCACCGAACCTATAAACCCTCATAA
- a CDS encoding ABC-ATPase domain-containing protein produces MKQLQQKLKQIDGKSYKGYKDIQGKHAFQNYDVFMDYVQGDPFAAPSKIRIRIPNEKRPIQKEWKESRSRKIYAEDRIARAVAKSIAKNHTDVKGTGKSGMVAVDRPGQEILDRAAVNLNPEDMTVCLTIGLPANGRRINGREADKLFFKVIPEIIQHSVFSIKDEEIEEACQLADQHEAIQAEMKKNDWISFVADGAVLPRESGISERPMKKAVPFQSPEENRVSFSIPHREEPLTGMAVNKGIVLIVGGGYHGKSTLLNAMERGVYPHIKGDGREYVLTDPAAVKVRAEDGRQVTSVDISPFIKNLPHGTDTTQFSTENASGSTSQAANVIEALEAGAKTLLIDEDTSATNFMIRDERMQELVVKEKEPITPFIDKIKQMRDDLDVSTILVMGGSGDYFQVADDVLMMDQYVPYNVTGKAKDIAGKYPSSRATTEDEKFGAVPARAFAASSLQTRKGKKEKVQAKGKTTILMGQTEIDLDGVEQLVDPSQTRMIADVILHLDKKGSLKTEQSLNDLLDQIEKQFDEKGLASFAPFKDQHPGEIARPRRFEIAATLNRIRTAKVKDIR; encoded by the coding sequence ATGAAACAATTACAGCAGAAATTAAAACAAATAGACGGAAAAAGTTATAAAGGATATAAAGATATTCAAGGAAAGCACGCGTTTCAGAATTACGATGTATTTATGGATTATGTACAAGGTGATCCCTTCGCGGCACCTTCTAAAATAAGAATTCGCATTCCAAATGAGAAACGTCCCATTCAAAAAGAGTGGAAAGAAAGTAGAAGTCGTAAGATTTATGCAGAAGATCGTATCGCCCGTGCTGTGGCGAAATCAATCGCAAAGAATCACACCGATGTAAAAGGAACAGGTAAAAGCGGGATGGTCGCTGTAGATCGTCCAGGTCAGGAGATTCTGGACCGTGCCGCAGTCAACCTGAATCCAGAAGATATGACGGTCTGCCTCACGATCGGCCTTCCGGCTAATGGACGCCGTATCAATGGCAGGGAAGCGGACAAGCTCTTCTTCAAAGTCATCCCTGAGATTATTCAGCATTCTGTTTTTTCCATTAAGGATGAAGAAATTGAAGAGGCCTGTCAATTGGCCGACCAGCATGAAGCGATTCAGGCAGAGATGAAAAAGAATGACTGGATTTCGTTTGTGGCTGATGGAGCTGTCCTTCCTCGCGAGAGCGGGATCAGCGAACGTCCAATGAAAAAAGCCGTGCCATTTCAAAGTCCAGAAGAGAACCGGGTCTCTTTTTCCATTCCTCACAGAGAGGAGCCGCTGACAGGCATGGCGGTAAACAAAGGGATTGTATTGATCGTAGGCGGCGGTTATCATGGTAAAAGTACCCTGTTGAATGCGATGGAAAGAGGCGTGTATCCTCATATTAAAGGCGATGGTCGAGAATACGTTCTCACAGATCCAGCTGCCGTTAAAGTAAGAGCAGAAGACGGCCGGCAGGTGACAAGCGTAGATATCTCGCCGTTTATAAAAAATCTGCCGCATGGCACAGATACGACTCAATTCTCAACTGAAAATGCCAGTGGTAGTACGTCTCAGGCGGCCAATGTGATTGAAGCACTGGAAGCCGGAGCTAAAACACTGTTAATTGACGAAGATACAAGTGCGACGAACTTCATGATCCGTGATGAGCGGATGCAGGAGCTGGTCGTGAAAGAAAAAGAACCGATTACGCCGTTTATTGATAAAATTAAGCAGATGCGTGATGATCTGGATGTGTCTACGATTCTCGTCATGGGCGGATCCGGTGACTATTTCCAGGTCGCCGATGATGTTCTAATGATGGACCAATATGTACCTTATAATGTTACCGGGAAAGCGAAAGATATTGCCGGCAAGTACCCAAGCAGCCGGGCGACCACCGAGGATGAGAAGTTCGGTGCTGTGCCGGCACGTGCGTTTGCAGCTTCCAGTCTTCAGACGAGAAAAGGGAAGAAAGAGAAGGTACAAGCCAAAGGAAAAACGACGATCCTTATGGGACAGACAGAAATTGATCTGGACGGAGTGGAGCAGCTCGTCGACCCTTCCCAGACACGCATGATCGCAGATGTAATTCTTCACTTAGATAAAAAAGGAAGTTTGAAAACAGAGCAATCGCTGAATGACCTGCTTGATCAGATTGAAAAGCAGTTTGATGAGAAGGGACTGGCTTCGTTTGCTCCATTTAAAGATCAGCACCCGGGCGAGATTGCCCGCCCGCGCCGTTTTGAAATAGCGGCAACGTTAAATCGAATAAGAACTGCGAAAGTAAAAGATATCAGATAG
- a CDS encoding cob(I)yrinic acid a,c-diamide adenosyltransferase translates to MRIYTRSGDKGQTSLIYGNRVAKNDIRVEAYGTCDEANSTIGLALSHLTKEDWADKDSFLEAMQRIQTILFHVGAELATPKGKEVKWQVKKEHIEELEQQIDKWDEDLIPLKNFILPSGHSASAGLHLARTVVRRAERSAVALEDELVNPLVVSYLNRLSDLLFVAARYVNQQLGGKETPLDPDV, encoded by the coding sequence ATGCGTATTTATACAAGATCAGGGGATAAAGGACAGACATCTTTAATTTACGGCAATCGAGTAGCCAAAAATGATATACGAGTCGAGGCATATGGCACCTGTGATGAAGCGAACTCAACGATTGGTCTTGCGCTTAGCCACCTGACGAAAGAAGACTGGGCAGATAAAGATTCGTTCCTTGAGGCGATGCAGCGCATCCAAACCATCCTGTTTCACGTTGGAGCTGAGCTTGCAACTCCTAAAGGAAAAGAAGTGAAATGGCAGGTGAAGAAAGAGCATATAGAAGAGTTAGAACAGCAGATTGATAAGTGGGACGAGGACTTGATTCCATTGAAGAATTTTATTCTCCCATCTGGTCATTCAGCTTCAGCCGGGTTGCACTTAGCCCGCACAGTTGTGAGAAGAGCAGAACGTTCTGCGGTCGCATTGGAAGATGAATTGGTCAATCCGCTGGTTGTTTCGTATTTGAATCGTCTGTCCGATCTGCTTTTCGTAGCGGCAAGGTACGTTAATCAGCAGCTGGGCGGTAAAGAAACTCCTCTTGATCCAGACGTGTAA
- the perR gene encoding peroxide-responsive transcriptional repressor PerR yields MAVSDHRLQEAVDTLKGSGVRITPQRHAVLEYLLNSMTHPTADEIYKALESKFPNMSVATVYNNLRVFKEIGLVRELTYGDSSSRFDCNTSDHYHAICDSCGKIVDFHYPSLNEVESLAEQVTGFDVSHHRMEVYGTCSECKSNNTH; encoded by the coding sequence ATGGCTGTGTCTGATCATCGATTGCAAGAAGCGGTGGATACACTGAAAGGTTCAGGTGTGCGAATCACTCCACAGCGTCATGCGGTGCTTGAATACCTGCTGAATTCTATGACTCACCCAACAGCTGATGAAATTTATAAAGCGTTAGAAAGTAAATTTCCGAATATGAGTGTAGCGACGGTTTACAATAACCTCCGCGTATTTAAGGAAATCGGGCTTGTACGTGAACTTACGTACGGAGATTCATCAAGCCGTTTTGACTGTAATACTTCGGATCACTATCATGCGATCTGTGATTCATGCGGCAAAATTGTTGACTTCCACTACCCAAGTCTCAATGAAGTTGAATCATTAGCTGAACAGGTGACTGGATTTGATGTAAGTCATCATCGCATGGAAGTGTATGGAACGTGCTCTGAATGTAAGTCTAATAATACGCACTAA
- a CDS encoding D-2-hydroxyacid dehydrogenase, whose protein sequence is MKVVSAIKRVPEDIQHRLRQNFNEVEFLFCHGIEEAEPYLKEADVFITYGEDLTPERIQQARQLKWIMVLSAGLDKMPFQEIQQREILVTNVRGIHAEPMAEYAISMLLQVSRNAKAYAELEKNHEWNRRMINQEISGRTMVVLGTGAIAQGVARLAQAFRMKTIGVSRSGNPKPHFDETYKVEELHQVLDQGEFVVAVLPSTKDTQYLLNLDHFKAMPDHAIFLNMGRGDLVQSDIILQAVQNSYIAHAVLDVFEEEPLPENHPFWEEEEVTITPHTSGQSPGYVPRGFDIFEENLHMFLNDKGEMKNKIDPKRGY, encoded by the coding sequence ATGAAGGTTGTTTCAGCGATTAAAAGGGTCCCTGAAGATATCCAGCACCGACTGAGACAGAATTTTAATGAAGTTGAGTTTCTTTTCTGTCACGGAATCGAAGAAGCGGAACCCTATTTAAAGGAAGCTGATGTATTTATTACATACGGGGAAGATTTGACTCCGGAACGCATCCAGCAGGCCCGCCAGTTAAAATGGATTATGGTTTTATCTGCTGGTCTTGATAAAATGCCATTCCAGGAAATTCAGCAAAGAGAGATTCTTGTAACCAATGTCAGGGGCATTCATGCTGAACCAATGGCCGAGTATGCGATCTCCATGCTTCTTCAGGTCTCAAGAAATGCGAAGGCCTATGCGGAATTAGAAAAAAATCACGAGTGGAATCGACGAATGATCAATCAGGAAATCAGCGGCCGGACCATGGTTGTACTTGGAACGGGAGCTATTGCCCAGGGAGTGGCGAGGCTCGCTCAGGCTTTCCGTATGAAAACCATTGGGGTGTCGAGATCTGGAAATCCAAAGCCTCACTTCGATGAAACGTATAAAGTAGAAGAGCTTCACCAGGTGCTCGACCAGGGAGAATTCGTGGTGGCAGTGCTGCCAAGTACGAAGGATACACAGTACTTATTGAATTTGGATCACTTTAAAGCCATGCCTGACCACGCCATCTTTCTAAACATGGGGAGAGGAGACCTGGTTCAATCGGACATCATTCTGCAGGCTGTTCAGAATTCTTATATTGCGCATGCTGTACTCGACGTGTTTGAAGAGGAACCGCTGCCAGAGAATCATCCATTCTGGGAAGAGGAAGAAGTGACGATTACTCCTCATACATCAGGTCAGTCTCCGGGGTATGTTCCGCGTGGTTTTGATATATTTGAAGAGAATTTGCATATGTTCTTAAATGATAAGGGCGAAATGAAAAACAAAATTGATCCTAAACGGGGGTATTAA
- a CDS encoding YgzB family protein, with translation MELRYSSKINKIRSFAFWLIFGGIGVMYIGLIFKETTWLMALFMILGMCFVGLSTLVYFWIGMLSTRTIQIICPSCEKPTKMLGRVDACMHCNQPLTMDKTLEGEEFDEKYNSKRYKKNKTQQQS, from the coding sequence GTGGAATTAAGATACAGCAGTAAAATTAATAAGATTCGTTCCTTTGCTTTTTGGTTAATTTTCGGCGGAATTGGCGTCATGTATATAGGATTGATCTTCAAAGAAACCACTTGGCTAATGGCCCTTTTTATGATTCTCGGTATGTGCTTTGTTGGTCTTAGTACGCTCGTTTATTTCTGGATCGGCATGCTCTCCACCAGAACCATCCAGATTATATGTCCGTCTTGTGAGAAACCTACCAAAATGCTTGGACGTGTAGATGCCTGCATGCACTGCAACCAGCCGCTGACCATGGATAAAACGTTAGAGGGCGAAGAGTTTGATGAGAAATATAATTCCAAACGATATAAAAAGAATAAGACTCAGCAGCAATCCTAA
- a CDS encoding YjcZ family sporulation protein, producing MGYGYGGGFALIVVLFILLVIVGAAYLY from the coding sequence ATGGGTTACGGATATGGCGGAGGCTTTGCGCTGATTGTTGTGCTTTTCATCCTTCTAGTCATCGTTGGTGCAGCGTATCTATACTAA
- the bcp gene encoding thioredoxin-dependent thiol peroxidase, translating into MTIEKGKQAPDFTLPANNGENVSLSDYKGKNVVLYFYPKDMTPGCTNEACDFRDHHESFADLDAVIIGVSPDPVESHKKFIDKHDLPFLLLADEDHQVAEDYGAWVLKKKSGEEYYGIERSTFIIDKEGNLAEEYRKVKVEGHVEAALSYIRENLQ; encoded by the coding sequence ATGACAATTGAAAAAGGAAAACAAGCACCTGATTTTACATTGCCAGCTAACAATGGAGAGAACGTATCATTATCTGACTATAAAGGAAAGAACGTCGTACTGTACTTTTATCCAAAAGATATGACTCCAGGCTGCACAAATGAAGCCTGTGATTTCCGTGATCACCACGAAAGCTTCGCGGATCTGGATGCTGTTATTATAGGCGTCAGCCCAGACCCAGTAGAATCTCATAAGAAATTTATTGATAAACATGATCTCCCATTCCTACTACTTGCGGATGAGGATCATCAAGTTGCGGAAGATTACGGCGCATGGGTTCTTAAGAAAAAATCAGGCGAAGAATATTACGGCATTGAACGTTCTACTTTCATTATTGATAAAGAAGGTAACCTTGCTGAAGAGTACCGCAAAGTTAAAGTAGAAGGACACGTAGAAGCTGCACTAAGTTACATTCGCGAGAATCTTCAATAG
- a CDS encoding TraB/GumN family protein: protein MTEDNITRLHINDTEYILIGTAHVSKQSAEQVKQVIDEQQPDAVCVELDEQRYQSIVNGDAWKDTDIFAVIKQKKASLLLMNLAISSFQKRMAKQFGIQAGQEMIQGIESAKEHDAELVLADRNIQVTFARIWGNIGFGGKAKLLMSIIYSIFSNDTISEAELEKMKKQDMLDGMLKDLTENFPKLKKPLIDERDQYLAQKIKDAPGKKVVAVLGAAHVPGIKEAIYKEHDLTQLNKRPPKSPWPKIIGWSIPVLIISIIVYTFMANPEAGTQQTISWVLWNGTFSAIGTAAAMAHPLAVLAAFVAAPITSLNPLIAAGWFAGIVQAYFRRPKVSEFETLSEDVASLKGFWRNRVTRILLVVLLANVGSSLGTFIGGADVLRLFFENL from the coding sequence ATGACGGAAGATAACATCACGAGACTTCATATAAATGATACAGAGTACATACTGATTGGTACTGCGCACGTTTCTAAACAAAGTGCAGAACAAGTCAAGCAGGTTATTGATGAACAACAGCCTGATGCTGTATGTGTGGAATTAGATGAGCAGCGCTACCAATCGATTGTAAATGGTGATGCCTGGAAAGATACGGACATTTTTGCTGTGATTAAGCAGAAGAAAGCTTCACTATTGTTAATGAACCTGGCTATTTCGTCCTTTCAAAAGCGGATGGCTAAGCAATTTGGTATTCAGGCAGGTCAGGAAATGATTCAAGGGATTGAATCTGCGAAAGAGCATGACGCAGAACTCGTATTAGCTGACCGGAATATTCAGGTAACCTTTGCACGAATCTGGGGAAATATCGGGTTCGGAGGCAAAGCCAAACTGTTAATGTCCATCATCTACAGCATATTTAGTAACGACACGATCTCGGAAGCGGAGCTTGAAAAGATGAAGAAGCAGGATATGCTCGATGGCATGCTGAAGGATCTGACCGAGAACTTCCCTAAATTGAAAAAACCATTGATTGATGAGCGAGACCAGTATTTAGCTCAGAAAATTAAAGATGCGCCCGGGAAGAAAGTGGTAGCGGTCCTTGGAGCTGCTCACGTGCCCGGTATTAAAGAAGCGATTTACAAAGAGCATGATTTGACTCAATTGAATAAGCGTCCTCCTAAGTCTCCGTGGCCGAAGATTATAGGCTGGAGCATTCCCGTTTTGATTATATCCATCATTGTTTATACGTTTATGGCGAATCCGGAGGCAGGTACCCAGCAGACCATCAGCTGGGTCTTATGGAATGGTACGTTTTCTGCGATCGGAACAGCGGCTGCCATGGCTCATCCACTAGCTGTACTGGCAGCCTTCGTAGCCGCACCCATTACATCGCTTAATCCGCTGATCGCAGCCGGATGGTTTGCCGGCATTGTCCAGGCGTACTTTCGCAGACCCAAGGTATCAGAATTTGAAACCTTATCCGAAGATGTCGCGAGTCTGAAGGGATTCTGGCGTAACCGTGTAACTCGGATCCTGCTTGTGGTTCTGCTAGCCAACGTGGGGAGCTCTCTAGGTACATTTATAGGCGGAGCTGACGTGCTTCGACTGTTTTTTGAAAATTTATAA
- the ade gene encoding adenine deaminase, translated as MNSGKAQLTKDLNIASKKIPADTIIKNGKILDVFNLEWIEADVAISDGKFVGIGHYNEAARIIDAKNRYVCPSFIDGHVHIESSMVTPEEYAKVVVPHGVTAVVTDPHEIANVTGEEGLEFMLQNADHLPLEVFFMLPSCVPATPFEHSGANLTAADLEKYLTRPSVLGLAEVMDYPSLLHTKDNLLDKITMTHQHGGKLDGHLAGLETNAVNLFRTAGITTDHECTKEEEALERLRRGMYLMIREGSAAKDLNALIPVVTAHNARRCLFCTDDKHLDELIKEGSIDHNVRLSIQHGVSPQIALQMASLNAAECYGLTNKGAIAPGYDADFLILEDLEKVKISDVYKQGQRISHNSAYTPPDDAGRDKHAAPITDTVHFPDLTEEQLKLPIGGAQRAHIIKINPNQLLTNKLVEEVETENGIFVPSPAKDHLKLAVVERHKNTGHLGIGIVKGFGLKDGAIATTIAHDSHNIVALGANDPDLLKAIHTLKEINGGLVIVKNGAVLSSLPLPIAGLMSDQSFPFVKERLEQIGETLPNLGFTKDFNPFLTLSFLTLPVIPSLKLTDMGLFDVETFQHIEVSL; from the coding sequence ATGAACTCAGGTAAAGCACAGTTAACGAAAGATTTGAACATCGCAAGCAAGAAAATCCCAGCAGATACGATCATTAAGAATGGTAAGATTCTGGATGTCTTCAATCTCGAATGGATCGAGGCCGATGTGGCTATTTCTGATGGTAAATTTGTCGGAATCGGCCACTATAATGAAGCAGCTCGTATCATTGACGCCAAAAACCGCTATGTCTGTCCCTCCTTTATTGATGGACACGTCCACATTGAATCTTCTATGGTCACCCCGGAAGAGTATGCTAAAGTTGTTGTCCCTCACGGAGTTACCGCGGTGGTCACAGACCCCCATGAAATAGCCAACGTCACCGGTGAAGAAGGTCTGGAGTTCATGCTTCAGAATGCTGATCACCTTCCTTTAGAGGTGTTCTTTATGCTTCCCTCTTGTGTTCCTGCTACTCCATTCGAACATTCAGGAGCTAACCTGACAGCCGCTGACCTAGAAAAATACTTAACCCGTCCCAGTGTGCTCGGCTTAGCGGAAGTTATGGACTACCCCTCTCTCCTGCACACAAAGGATAACCTTCTCGATAAAATCACGATGACTCATCAGCACGGTGGGAAGCTTGACGGCCACCTGGCAGGACTGGAGACCAATGCCGTTAATCTCTTTCGTACGGCCGGAATAACCACGGACCACGAATGTACGAAAGAAGAAGAAGCACTGGAACGCCTGAGACGCGGCATGTATCTAATGATCCGTGAAGGCTCTGCCGCGAAAGATTTAAACGCATTAATTCCAGTAGTCACCGCCCATAACGCACGGCGCTGTCTATTCTGTACCGACGATAAACACCTCGATGAACTAATCAAGGAAGGAAGCATCGACCATAATGTCCGCCTTTCCATTCAACACGGAGTATCGCCTCAAATCGCCTTGCAAATGGCTTCTTTAAACGCAGCCGAATGCTATGGTCTGACGAATAAAGGGGCGATCGCTCCCGGTTATGACGCCGATTTTTTAATCCTTGAAGACCTGGAAAAAGTGAAAATTAGTGACGTGTACAAACAAGGCCAGAGAATCAGCCATAATAGCGCTTATACGCCCCCTGACGACGCTGGAAGAGATAAACACGCGGCTCCTATTACCGATACAGTTCATTTTCCTGACCTTACAGAAGAACAGCTTAAACTGCCTATAGGCGGAGCCCAGCGAGCCCATATTATTAAAATAAATCCAAACCAGCTTCTTACGAATAAATTGGTGGAAGAAGTGGAGACAGAAAACGGCATCTTCGTTCCATCGCCAGCTAAAGATCATTTGAAATTAGCGGTAGTGGAACGCCATAAAAACACCGGCCATCTTGGCATAGGGATAGTGAAAGGCTTCGGGTTAAAAGATGGAGCAATCGCCACGACCATTGCTCATGACTCCCACAACATTGTAGCCCTGGGTGCCAATGATCCAGATCTCCTGAAAGCCATTCATACGTTAAAAGAAATCAATGGTGGTCTTGTGATCGTTAAGAATGGAGCGGTCTTATCGTCCCTTCCCCTCCCGATTGCCGGATTGATGTCTGATCAGTCGTTTCCATTTGTTAAGGAGCGGCTCGAACAGATCGGAGAAACGCTGCCTAATTTAGGTTTTACGAAGGATTTCAATCCATTCCTTACATTATCCTTCTTAACGCTGCCGGTGATCCCTTCCCTGAAATTAACGGACATGGGCTTATTTGATGTAGAAACGTTTCAGCATATTGAGGTATCCTTATAG